A genome region from Calypte anna isolate BGI_N300 chromosome 4B, bCalAnn1_v1.p, whole genome shotgun sequence includes the following:
- the MAB21L2 gene encoding protein mab-21-like 2 yields MIAAQAKLVYQLNKYYTERCQARKAAIAKTIREVCKVVSDVLKEVEVQEPRFISSLSEIDARYEGLEVISPTEFEVVLYLNQMGVFNFVDDGSLPGCAVLKLSDGRKRSMSLWVEFITASGYLSARKIRSRFQTLVAQAVDKCSYRDVVKMIADTSEVKLRIRERYVVQITPAFKCTGIWPRSAAQWPMPHIPWPGPNRVAEVKAEGFNLLSKECYSLTGKQSSAESDAWVLQFGEAENRLLMGGCRNKCLSVLKTLRDRHLELPGQPLNNYHMKTLLLYECEKHPRETDWDEACLGDRLNGILLQLISCLQCRRCPHYFLPNLDLFQGKPHSALESAAKQTWRLAREILTNPKSLDKL; encoded by the coding sequence ATGATCGCCGCGCAGGCCAAGCTGGTCTACCAGCTCAACAAATACTACACGGAGCGCTGCCAGGCCCGCAAGGCGGCCATCGCCAAGACCATCCGGGAGGTGTGCAAGGTCGTGTCGGACGTGCTGAAGGAGGTGGAGGTGCAGGAGCCCCGCTTCATCAGCTCCCTCAGCGAGATCGACGCCCGGTACGAGGGGCTGGAGGTGATCTCGCCCACAGAGTTTGAGGTGGTGCTCTACCTCAACCAGATGGGCGTCTTCAACTTCGTGGACGACGGCTCCCTGCCGGGCTGCGCCGTGCTCAAGCTGAGCGACGGCCGCAAGCGCAGCATGTCCCTCTGGGTGGAGTTCATCACCGCCTCGGGCTACCTGTCCGCCCGCAAGATCCGCTCCCGCTTCCAGACGCTGGTGGCCCAGGCCGTGGACAAGTGCAGCTACCGAGACGTGGTGAAGATGATCGCGGACACCAGCGAGGTGAAGCTCCGCATCCGGGAGCGGTACGTGGTGCAGATCACGCCCGCCTTCAAGTGCACCGGGATCTGGCCCCGCAGCGCGGCGCAGTGGCCCATGCCCCACATCCCCTGGCCCGGCCCCAACCGGGTGGCGGAGGTGAAGGCGGAGGGCTTCAACCTGCTTTCCAAGGAGTGCTACTCGCTGACAGGCAAGCAGAGCTCGGCCGAGAGCGATGCCTGGGTGCTGCAGTTCGGCGAGGCCGAGAACCGGCTGCTGATGGGCGGCTGCAGGAACAAGTGCCTCTCGGTGTTGAAGACGCTGCGCGACCGGCACCTGGAGCTGCCCGGGCAGCCCCTCAACAACTACCACATGAAGACGCTGCTGCTGTACGAGTGCGAGAAGCACCCGCGGGAGACCGACTGGGACGAGGCGTGCCTGGGCGACCGGCTGAACGGCATCCTCCTGCAGCTCATCTCCTGCCTGCAGTGCCGGCGCTGTCCCCACTACTTCCTGCCCAACTTAGACCTCTTTCAGGGCAAACCCCACTCGGCCCTGGAAAGTGCTGCCAAACAGACCTGGAGGCTAGCCAGGGAAATCCTCACCAATCCCAAAAGCCTCGACAAGCTATAG